A region from the Terriglobales bacterium genome encodes:
- a CDS encoding mechanosensitive ion channel family protein, which yields MQDLLEYWTSDFASWLRHQAVPDLLRIIAILVVAMVLLRMLRGATGRLAEYSRRQPALPTGIRVQQLRTLSGVINSVGAAVIVFFAVIEVLNTMRIAVGPLLASAGIVGLAVGFGAQTLVRDVINGFFILMENQYDLGDIVRIAGVKGTVENMTLRKTVLRDQDGSLHFVPNSEIKIVSNLTRDWSQLALHINVAYDENSDRVLAVLRQVADEVRHDPDFADAMVGDPDVPGIERVTGGEVDYLMLVKTRPADQLRVGRELRRRIKECLEKNNIRPARPAQVVVAEPARPPQ from the coding sequence GTGCAGGACCTGCTCGAATACTGGACCTCCGACTTCGCCTCATGGCTGCGTCATCAGGCCGTCCCCGACCTGCTGCGCATCATTGCCATTCTCGTGGTTGCCATGGTGCTGCTGCGCATGCTGCGCGGCGCCACCGGCCGCCTCGCCGAGTACAGCCGCCGCCAGCCCGCGCTGCCCACGGGCATCCGCGTGCAGCAGCTCCGCACCCTCTCCGGCGTCATCAACAGCGTCGGCGCCGCCGTCATCGTCTTCTTCGCCGTCATTGAAGTCCTCAACACCATGCGCATCGCCGTCGGCCCGCTGCTGGCCAGCGCCGGCATCGTCGGACTCGCCGTCGGCTTCGGCGCGCAAACCCTGGTGCGCGACGTCATCAACGGTTTCTTCATCCTCATGGAGAACCAGTACGACCTCGGCGACATCGTGCGCATCGCCGGCGTCAAGGGCACGGTCGAGAACATGACCCTGCGCAAGACCGTCCTCCGCGACCAGGACGGCTCGCTGCACTTCGTCCCCAACAGCGAAATCAAGATCGTCAGCAACCTCACGCGCGACTGGTCGCAGCTCGCCCTGCACATCAACGTCGCCTACGACGAGAACAGCGATCGCGTCCTCGCCGTCCTCCGCCAGGTCGCTGATGAAGTGCGCCACGATCCCGATTTTGCCGACGCCATGGTCGGCGATCCGGACGTTCCCGGCATCGAGCGCGTCACCGGCGGCGAAGTTGACTACCTCATGCTGGTGAAGACGCGCCCCGCCGACCAGTTGCGTGTCGGCCGCGAGCTGCGCCGCCGCATCAAGGAGTGCCTGGAAAAAAATAACATCCGCCCGGCGCGCCCCGCGCAGGTCGTCGTCGCCGAGCCCGCCCGGCCCCCGCAATAG
- a CDS encoding SDR family oxidoreductase — protein sequence MDLGLKDKVALVAASSTGIGRATAERFAAEGARVAMCARGEAKLNAAAAEIRSRHRADVFAQALDVTNPSAVRDFVSAVAARFGGVDVCVTNAGGPPAKNFLSVTSDEWQRAVEVNFLSVVYLAREVIPHMQRKRWGRIVTLTSVSVKQPIAELIMSNAVRAAVVGLVKSLSNDFGQDGITVNNVAPGYTETGRLKELAGTRALALGVTPDHIRQTWSAEIPLRRLARPEEVADTIVWLASERASYITGQTLLVDGGIYKGL from the coding sequence ATGGACCTCGGACTCAAAGACAAAGTCGCCCTCGTCGCCGCCTCCAGCACCGGCATCGGACGCGCCACCGCCGAGCGCTTCGCCGCCGAAGGCGCGCGCGTTGCCATGTGCGCCCGCGGCGAAGCCAAACTCAACGCCGCCGCCGCCGAAATCCGTTCTCGCCATCGTGCCGACGTCTTCGCGCAGGCCCTCGACGTGACCAATCCCTCCGCCGTCCGCGACTTCGTCAGCGCCGTCGCTGCCCGCTTCGGCGGCGTCGATGTCTGCGTGACCAACGCCGGCGGACCTCCCGCCAAGAACTTCCTCTCCGTCACCAGCGACGAGTGGCAGCGCGCCGTCGAGGTGAACTTCCTCAGCGTCGTCTATCTCGCCCGCGAGGTCATTCCCCACATGCAGCGCAAGCGCTGGGGACGCATCGTCACGCTCACGTCCGTGTCGGTAAAGCAGCCCATTGCCGAACTGATCATGTCCAACGCGGTGCGCGCCGCCGTCGTCGGCCTGGTCAAGAGCCTCTCCAACGACTTCGGCCAAGACGGCATCACCGTGAACAACGTCGCTCCCGGATACACCGAAACCGGCCGCCTCAAAGAGCTCGCCGGCACGCGCGCGCTTGCCCTGGGCGTCACGCCCGACCACATCCGCCAGACCTGGTCTGCTGAAATTCCGCTCCGCCGCCTCGCCCGCCCCGAAGAAGTCGCCGACACCATCGTCTGGCTCGCTTCCGAGCGCGCCTCCTACATCACCGGCCAAACGCTGCTCGTCGACGGCGGCATCTACAAGGGCCTGTAG